Proteins from a single region of Elgaria multicarinata webbii isolate HBS135686 ecotype San Diego chromosome 23, rElgMul1.1.pri, whole genome shotgun sequence:
- the RPL36 gene encoding large ribosomal subunit protein eL36, with product MAIRYPMAVGLNKGHKVTKNVSKPRQCRRRGRLTKHTKFVRDMIREVCGFAPYERRAMELLKVSKDKRALKFIKKRVGTHIRAKRKREELSNVLAAMRKAAAKKD from the exons ATGGCAATCCGCTACCCGATGGCCGTCGGCCTGAACAAAGGCCACAAGGTGACAAAGAACGTCTCGAAGCCACGCCAATGCCGACGCCGTGGG CGCCTGACCAAGCACACCAAGTTTGTACGGGACATGATCCGGGAGGTGTGCGGCTTCGCGCCCTATGAGAGGCGAGCGATGGAATTGCTCAAGGTCTCCAAAGACAAGCGGGCCCTGAAATTTATCAAGAAAAGG GTTGGGACTCATATCCGGGCCAAGAGGAAGCGTGAAGAACTCAGCAACGTCCTGGCTGCCATGAGGAAAGCAGCAGCCAAGAAGGACTAA
- the USE1 gene encoding vesicle transport protein USE1 isoform X2 — MAAGSGPAPVPRAELKLVRLLSRCEALAADRRGPGEWRLEKYVAALEEMLLALKKPSSKPAAEVLNEYSRKVDFLKGMLEAEKLSSSSEKALANQFLAPGRTPTTAKERTPATKTVHLRTKARYAGEMRGELLGTVCPPGRSDLEETSLRKRTALLPDEKQSAADLDAVLQHHHSIQEKLAEDMLHLARNLKNNTLVAQNVIKQDNQTLSHSLKLADRNFEKLKDESDRLEQHAKKSVNWLLWLMLIVVCFIFISMILFIRIFPKLR, encoded by the exons ATGGCGGCTGGATCGGGCCCGGCGCCGGTTCCCCGCGCGGAGCTGAAGCTGGTGCGGCTGCTGAGCCGATGCGAGGCGCTGGCGGCCGACAGGCGGGGCCCGGGCGAGTGGCGGCTGGAGAAG TACGTCGCGGCTCTGGAGGAGATGCTGCTTGCGCTGAAGAAGCCCTCCAG CAAACCAGCTGCCGAGGTGCTGAACGAATATTCCCGCAAGGTGGATTTCCTGAAGGGGATGCTGGAAGCGGAGAAGCTG TCGTCGTCGTCGGAAAAGGCGCTGGCCAACCAGTTCCTGGCCCCCGGGCGGACCCCCACCACCGCCAAGGAGCGGACCCCGGCGACCAAGACGGTGCACCTCCGGACCAAGGCCCGCTACGCGGGCGAAATGCGGGGCGAACTGCTTGGTACAGTATGTCCCCCTGGCCGGAGCG ATTTGGAGGAGACGAGCCTGAGGAAGCGCAC GGCCCTGCTGCCTGATGAGAAGCAGTCAGCGGCCGATCTGGACGCCGTGCTCCAGCACCACCACAGCATCCAGGAGAAGCTGGCGGAGGACATGCTGCACCTGGCGCGCAACCTCAAGAACAACACGCTGGTGGCGCAGAACGTGATCAAGCAAGACAACCAG ACCTTGTCTCATTCGCTCAAGCTGGCCGACCGCAACTTTGAGAAGCTGAAGGACGAATCCGACCGCCTGGAGCAGCACGCCAAGAAGTCCGTCAACTGGCTGCTCTGGCTGATGCTGATTGTCGTCTGTTTCATCTTCATCAGCATGATCCTCTTCATCCGCATCTTCCCGAAGCTGAGGTGA
- the USE1 gene encoding vesicle transport protein USE1 isoform X1, translating to MAAGSGPAPVPRAELKLVRLLSRCEALAADRRGPGEWRLEKYVAALEEMLLALKKPSSKPAAEVLNEYSRKVDFLKGMLEAEKLSSSSEKALANQFLAPGRTPTTAKERTPATKTVHLRTKARYAGEMRGELLDLEETSLRKRTALLPDEKQSAADLDAVLQHHHSIQEKLAEDMLHLARNLKNNTLVAQNVIKQDNQTLSHSLKLADRNFEKLKDESDRLEQHAKKSVNWLLWLMLIVVCFIFISMILFIRIFPKLR from the exons ATGGCGGCTGGATCGGGCCCGGCGCCGGTTCCCCGCGCGGAGCTGAAGCTGGTGCGGCTGCTGAGCCGATGCGAGGCGCTGGCGGCCGACAGGCGGGGCCCGGGCGAGTGGCGGCTGGAGAAG TACGTCGCGGCTCTGGAGGAGATGCTGCTTGCGCTGAAGAAGCCCTCCAG CAAACCAGCTGCCGAGGTGCTGAACGAATATTCCCGCAAGGTGGATTTCCTGAAGGGGATGCTGGAAGCGGAGAAGCTG TCGTCGTCGTCGGAAAAGGCGCTGGCCAACCAGTTCCTGGCCCCCGGGCGGACCCCCACCACCGCCAAGGAGCGGACCCCGGCGACCAAGACGGTGCACCTCCGGACCAAGGCCCGCTACGCGGGCGAAATGCGGGGCGAACTGCTTG ATTTGGAGGAGACGAGCCTGAGGAAGCGCAC GGCCCTGCTGCCTGATGAGAAGCAGTCAGCGGCCGATCTGGACGCCGTGCTCCAGCACCACCACAGCATCCAGGAGAAGCTGGCGGAGGACATGCTGCACCTGGCGCGCAACCTCAAGAACAACACGCTGGTGGCGCAGAACGTGATCAAGCAAGACAACCAG ACCTTGTCTCATTCGCTCAAGCTGGCCGACCGCAACTTTGAGAAGCTGAAGGACGAATCCGACCGCCTGGAGCAGCACGCCAAGAAGTCCGTCAACTGGCTGCTCTGGCTGATGCTGATTGTCGTCTGTTTCATCTTCATCAGCATGATCCTCTTCATCCGCATCTTCCCGAAGCTGAGGTGA